A genomic window from Gossypium hirsutum isolate 1008001.06 chromosome D10, Gossypium_hirsutum_v2.1, whole genome shotgun sequence includes:
- the LOC107915993 gene encoding intracellular ribonuclease LX, whose translation MQKRQILVVVVVLAGVSLVVSDEDVKPLDFYKYSLQWPPSACMQPPPGKKCEVRHEARFTIHGYWPQYNKDTPVPPYCDDLRCTNTKPTSANDVVGILEKSPLKKDLMKDWPNLYARQIRKEEDNLEFWKYEWRKHGMCSDDANKPSEYFRNSLTLLPNFKNLKQDLGFKPRSKVGDILKNLRDKNYKVPQIVCNSKSQLLEIRFCYRNIAIDCPNWVGSKTCNKETADIFLPGGVGGTDDVKAQLNIEL comes from the exons ATGCAAAAGAGGCAAATATTGGTGGTAGTTGTAGTGTTAGCCGGAGTAAGCTTGGTAGTTTCAGACGAGGATGTGAAACCCTTGGATTTCTACAAATACAGTCTGCAATGGCCACCATCTGCTTGCATGCAGCCTCCTCCGGGAAAGAAGTGTGAAGTGAGACACGAAGCGAGGTTTACCATCCATGGTTATTGGCCACAATATAATAAGGATACACCGGTGCCTCCGTACTGTGATGATCTTAGATGCACCAACACCAAACCTACTTCAGCAAATGATGTTGTG GGAATATTGGAGAAGAGCCCATTGAAAAAAGACTTAATGAAGGATTGGCCAAATCTTTATGCAAGGCAAATAAGAAAAGAAGAGGATAATTTGGAATTTTGGAAATACGAATGGAGAAAACATGGAATGTGTTCGGATGACGCCAACAAGCCTTCTGAGTATTTCAGGAATTCCTTAACTCTCCTACCAAATTTCAAGAATCTAAAACAAG ATTTGGGATTTAAACCTCGTAGCAAAGTGGGCGACATTCTGAAAAATCTGCGGGACAAAAACTATAAAGTGCCTCAAATTGTATGTAACAGTAAAAGTCAGCTGCTGGAGATTCGTTTCTGTTACAGAAACATAGCTATTGACTGCCCCAATTGGGTGGGGAGTAAAACTTGCAATAAGGAAACTGCCGACATCTTTTTACCTGGTGGTGTTGGAGGGACGGATGATGTGAAAGCTCAATTGAATATCGAATTATAA